The following are encoded in a window of Brevibacillus ruminantium genomic DNA:
- a CDS encoding sigma factor-like helix-turn-helix DNA-binding protein, which yields MKKMNLRNMYPFFKTDVWVDVDEEVAHEIRRFDLEESAYRLRTYRHRAYFSLDRNDGIEQHVLFLSISPEEYYERKLSRQQLYEAMCQLPVKSARRIYAHYFLGMSKVAIARAEHVDERAVRKSIQRGLKQMEYLLKNM from the coding sequence ATGAAAAAGATGAATTTGCGGAATATGTATCCTTTTTTTAAGACGGATGTATGGGTCGATGTAGATGAAGAAGTTGCCCATGAAATCCGCCGCTTCGACTTGGAAGAAAGCGCCTACAGGCTGCGAACGTATCGCCATCGGGCCTATTTTTCGCTTGATCGCAATGACGGGATTGAGCAGCATGTTTTATTTCTTTCGATTTCACCGGAGGAGTATTACGAGCGCAAACTTTCACGGCAGCAACTTTATGAAGCTATGTGCCAATTGCCGGTGAAATCCGCCAGACGGATCTATGCCCATTATTTCTTGGGCATGAGCAAAGTCGCTATTGCCAGAGCCGAGCATGTCGATGAGCGGGCGGTTCGTAAATCTATCCAAAGAGGCTTGAAACAAATGGAATACTTGCTCAAAAACATGTAA
- a CDS encoding DUF6075 family protein: MHSIRFRDEEHERFYVQMLDERKCNDGYHRALFYTLGISRETRSYIRDLYDFSNSGIKPEGLSAPWQTGSSIRVCRLAFNLWNGWTEAGGERYSTPHELFDCSYAPYFFEAIRLRYPEYCRSHERTINRLAEQIR, encoded by the coding sequence ATGCATTCGATTCGATTTCGAGATGAGGAACACGAGAGATTTTATGTTCAGATGCTGGATGAAAGGAAATGCAACGACGGGTACCATCGGGCACTTTTCTATACATTGGGCATTTCCCGGGAAACCAGAAGTTATATCCGCGATTTGTATGATTTTTCCAATAGCGGCATTAAGCCCGAAGGTCTTTCGGCCCCTTGGCAAACCGGCAGTTCCATTCGAGTGTGTCGGCTCGCCTTTAATTTATGGAACGGCTGGACCGAAGCAGGCGGCGAACGTTACTCCACTCCCCACGAATTATTCGATTGCAGCTATGCCCCCTACTTTTTTGAAGCGATTCGTCTTCGTTATCCCGAATATTGCCGAAGTCACGAGAGAACGATCAATCGGCTGGCCGAACAAATTCGCTGA
- the kdpC gene encoding potassium-transporting ATPase subunit KdpC: MNHSEQHVQGLSRGSYLFSMIRLSLLFILLCGIVYPLVCTGIAQLLMSDQANGSLIKSSSGEIIGSELIGQNFTDPKYFQGRVSSIEYKAEASGSNNYGPSNPDLLKRTEESVEAWKANNPDVPVSQLPIALITNSGSGLDPHITPESANVQIPRISKLTGLSSSELEKLVQEHTEGRDLGIFGDPRVNVLKLNIALRELMK; encoded by the coding sequence ATGAATCATTCAGAGCAGCATGTTCAGGGACTTTCCCGCGGATCTTACTTGTTTTCCATGATTCGGCTCAGTTTGTTGTTCATATTGCTATGCGGAATTGTGTATCCGCTCGTTTGCACCGGCATCGCGCAACTTTTGATGTCAGATCAGGCTAACGGCAGTTTGATCAAAAGCAGCAGCGGAGAAATCATCGGTTCCGAATTAATCGGGCAAAACTTTACCGATCCAAAATATTTTCAAGGCCGGGTCTCCAGCATTGAATACAAAGCGGAAGCCTCCGGTTCCAACAATTACGGGCCATCGAACCCGGACTTGCTGAAAAGGACGGAAGAATCCGTTGAAGCGTGGAAGGCAAACAATCCGGACGTTCCTGTTAGCCAATTGCCGATTGCCTTAATCACGAACTCCGGTTCAGGGCTGGATCCCCATATTACGCCAGAATCCGCCAACGTGCAAATTCCGCGTATCAGCAAGTTGACCGGTTTGTCTTCGAGCGAGCTCGAGAAACTGGTACAAGAACATACCGAAGGACGGGATTTGGGGATTTTCGGGGATCCAAGAGTCAATGTGTTGAAATTGAACATCGCGCTGCGCGAACTTATGAAATAG
- a CDS encoding alpha/beta fold hydrolase encodes MLPLWKVNGTSLYYEVCGQGTSLVFIHSLGLTHEMFEIQKNYFKQSYQTVFLDLRGNGQSGNLKVPVGRVIETQCEDLSLLLGYLGIKKAVIVGVSYGGIIAQKFSNLYPNQVSAIVISDCLSINVRTTMLGKFVSMIDLISSLSYYLPGEFFLRSMKITYYKWDLAYRAIRKGMLQKRSGEWYKQRLAVRGIDFTPFLPQIKVPALCIAGDHSYPVIRQMNETAGLLSNARLQVIEDSCNPSNLCQPQRFNEIVQCFLEDNHLNKGANNYMQGY; translated from the coding sequence ATGTTGCCACTTTGGAAAGTGAATGGAACTTCGCTATATTATGAAGTTTGTGGTCAAGGAACATCCCTCGTCTTTATTCATAGTCTTGGACTAACACATGAAATGTTTGAAATTCAAAAAAATTATTTTAAACAATCGTATCAAACTGTGTTCCTTGATCTGAGAGGAAACGGACAGTCTGGAAATTTGAAAGTTCCGGTTGGAAGAGTTATAGAAACCCAGTGTGAGGATCTAAGTCTCCTCCTGGGGTATTTGGGAATTAAAAAAGCTGTAATTGTTGGCGTTTCCTATGGTGGAATCATTGCTCAGAAATTCTCGAATTTGTATCCAAACCAAGTAAGCGCAATCGTGATTTCAGACTGCTTGAGTATAAATGTCAGGACAACTATGCTTGGCAAATTCGTCTCCATGATCGATCTCATCAGTTCGCTCTCGTATTATTTGCCAGGTGAATTCTTTTTACGCTCGATGAAGATCACTTATTATAAGTGGGACTTGGCTTATCGTGCAATTCGAAAAGGAATGCTGCAAAAAAGATCTGGAGAATGGTATAAACAGCGTCTGGCGGTCAGGGGGATTGATTTCACCCCGTTCTTGCCGCAAATTAAAGTGCCCGCGCTTTGTATTGCGGGGGACCATTCCTATCCAGTTATCAGGCAAATGAATGAAACTGCAGGGCTGTTGTCCAATGCTCGTTTACAAGTCATTGAGGATTCCTGTAACCCAAGCAACTTGTGCCAACCACAACGATTTAATGAGATTGTCCAATGCTTTTTAGAGGATAATCATTTGAACAAAGGTGCTAACAATTATATGCAAGGGTATTAA
- a CDS encoding C40 family peptidase, translated as MKEIKTRSVVKDIKRLDRFPNVLHRVRRSSDRVKRQVENDKTTSSSPVEYAQRHSAAATKKTIRAQMGMSLRINKRLIRHILKRRPLPDGDSVTSQSPIDVNAESSIARTPRLARSIRLRKPVNGKYVLSSGSHSGKQRFIRSRVNARLLHCSRTGSFPERMQKRDIGHPKPAGKKETFSGAVSRSANGRVKPLTRVPSAISKQSGYTIKRKVRNFKTLSPFIKNGHRLEHVNNHSDAQTEGKMNAVNEAQRAAQMAMSAHRSIQTARAIARLNRLIIKMVVRATALLVNGLTALLGISGSVIVVLCIVMVSAAVISSPFGIFVSVENTDADVKPLTRIVQEIDDEFAARLAELQRSAGNVDRVEFHYPGSADNTRIDNWMDIIAVFAVKTVTDAENGMDVATLDATRIGIIRSVFWDMNSLESRVETVEHKETVTVEHEDGSTSEETITRYERILHITVTSHTAEQQADIYRFTNEQIELMKEMLSEEFRPLMFAILGKDADIGLTPEQLDLVQQQLPEGELGSEAVKLALTRLGDPYSQPKAGQDHFTDCSYLVQWVYRQLGISLPRTAAEQARFCVENGLTVSAADLVPGDLVFWSYERNGRFMDITHVGIYAGDGKVVDASSTRGQVVYRGLFDSDKQVLFGRPHIVGSK; from the coding sequence ATGAAGGAAATTAAAACGAGGAGTGTTGTTAAAGACATCAAACGTCTGGACAGATTCCCAAACGTGTTGCATCGTGTAAGGCGTTCAAGCGATCGTGTCAAGCGGCAAGTTGAGAATGACAAGACGACTTCCTCGTCTCCAGTTGAATATGCGCAGCGCCATTCCGCAGCGGCTACGAAAAAAACGATTCGTGCCCAAATGGGGATGAGTCTGCGTATCAACAAGAGATTGATCCGGCACATTCTAAAAAGGCGGCCGTTGCCAGATGGTGATTCTGTCACAAGTCAGAGCCCGATTGATGTTAATGCGGAGTCTTCGATTGCGCGTACACCGCGACTTGCCCGTAGCATACGTCTCCGTAAGCCGGTTAATGGAAAATACGTCTTGTCTTCTGGCTCGCATTCAGGAAAACAACGTTTTATACGGAGCCGGGTCAATGCCCGGCTTCTGCATTGTTCTCGAACAGGCAGCTTTCCTGAACGGATGCAAAAACGGGATATCGGACATCCAAAACCGGCCGGGAAGAAGGAAACATTCTCCGGCGCGGTATCTCGTTCAGCAAATGGACGCGTGAAACCGTTAACCCGAGTCCCCTCTGCTATATCAAAACAATCAGGTTATACGATCAAACGGAAAGTACGAAATTTTAAGACATTATCGCCATTTATAAAAAATGGGCATCGGCTAGAGCACGTTAACAATCATTCGGATGCCCAAACTGAAGGGAAAATGAATGCCGTCAATGAAGCACAGCGGGCTGCGCAGATGGCGATGTCTGCCCACCGATCCATTCAAACCGCGCGAGCCATCGCGAGATTGAATCGCCTTATCATTAAAATGGTTGTAAGAGCCACCGCCTTGCTTGTCAATGGATTGACGGCGCTTTTGGGGATCAGCGGTTCGGTAATTGTAGTTTTGTGCATTGTCATGGTGAGCGCGGCGGTTATTTCCTCTCCTTTCGGTATCTTTGTGTCAGTTGAAAATACGGATGCCGATGTAAAGCCGCTTACCCGAATCGTTCAGGAAATAGACGATGAATTTGCCGCCCGGCTGGCAGAATTACAGCGATCCGCTGGAAATGTAGACCGGGTGGAATTTCATTATCCCGGCAGCGCGGACAACACTCGAATTGATAACTGGATGGACATTATCGCCGTCTTTGCCGTGAAGACCGTCACGGATGCGGAAAACGGAATGGATGTGGCCACGCTTGATGCAACAAGAATCGGTATCATCCGATCGGTGTTTTGGGATATGAATTCGCTGGAATCTCGTGTTGAAACGGTAGAACATAAGGAAACGGTTACGGTAGAACATGAGGACGGGAGCACCAGCGAAGAGACGATTACCCGATATGAGCGCATTTTGCATATTACCGTCACTAGCCATACTGCGGAGCAACAGGCAGATATATACCGCTTTACAAATGAACAGATAGAATTAATGAAGGAAATGCTGTCCGAGGAGTTCCGCCCGCTTATGTTTGCGATACTTGGAAAAGATGCGGATATTGGCTTGACGCCGGAGCAGCTTGATTTGGTTCAACAGCAATTGCCCGAAGGGGAACTGGGCAGTGAAGCTGTCAAGTTGGCGCTGACTCGTCTAGGCGATCCGTACAGCCAACCAAAGGCCGGTCAGGACCACTTTACGGATTGCAGCTATCTCGTCCAATGGGTTTATCGTCAACTGGGTATCAGCTTGCCGCGAACCGCTGCGGAGCAGGCCAGATTTTGCGTGGAGAATGGTCTGACAGTAAGCGCGGCCGACTTGGTTCCAGGTGACCTTGTGTTTTGGAGCTACGAGCGTAATGGCAGATTCATGGATATTACTCATGTCGGCATTTATGCGGGAGACGGCAAAGTAGTGGACGCTTCCTCCACTCGGGGACAAGTGGTTTATCGAGGGCTGTTCGATTCGGATAAACAAGTGCTGTTTGGCAGGCCTCACATTGTAGGCTCAAAATGA
- the kdpB gene encoding potassium-transporting ATPase subunit KdpB — MNTKRRSMLSGEIVKKAILDSFIKLNPVVMMKNPVMFVVEAGTFVVLLMTLFPGYFGTEGRVGFNLAVFLILLFTVLFANFAEALAEGRGKAQADTLKKTKKEIMANKVTGNSVKVVPSTELRKGDVVIVSQGEMIPGDGEVIDGLASVDESAITGESAPVIKEAGGDFSSVTGGTRVVSDRITVRITSDPGESFIDRMIALVEGAKRQKTPNEIALNTLLVSLTLIFLIVVVTLAPMADYLGIKLEIPVLISLLVCLIPTTIGGLLSAIGIAGMDRVTRFNVLAMSGKAVEAAGDIDTMILDKTGTITFGNRMASEFIAVGDTTVETVAEWAAVSSVKDETPEGRSVLELMKKEGYTYPTNAAEGAEFIEFKAETRMSGIDLPNGRKVRKGAVDAVKAWVSAQGGVIPTDLEQKGNAIASEGGTPLAVAVDNRIYGLIYLKDTVKPGMRERFDQLRKMGIKTIMCTGDNPLTAATIAREAGVDDFIAESKPEDKIAVIKREQAAGKLVAMTGDGTNDAPALAQADVGLAMNSGTTAAKEAANMVDLDSDPSKIIEVVAIGKQLLMTRGALTTFSVANDIAKYFAIIPAMFMQAIPEMNVLNVMGLGSPMSAILSALVFNAIIIPLLIPLAMKGVAYKPMSSAQLLSRNLLIYGLGGVIAPFVGIKLIDMVVHLWV, encoded by the coding sequence ATGAATACGAAACGAAGAAGCATGTTGTCCGGAGAGATTGTCAAAAAGGCGATCTTGGACAGCTTTATCAAATTAAATCCGGTTGTCATGATGAAAAATCCGGTCATGTTTGTCGTCGAAGCAGGAACGTTCGTCGTGTTGTTAATGACGTTGTTTCCGGGCTACTTCGGTACCGAAGGACGAGTTGGATTTAATCTGGCGGTTTTTCTAATTTTGCTATTTACCGTGCTGTTCGCCAACTTCGCCGAGGCATTGGCTGAGGGCAGAGGAAAAGCGCAGGCCGACACTCTCAAGAAGACGAAAAAAGAAATCATGGCCAATAAAGTGACCGGCAACAGCGTGAAGGTGGTTCCGTCCACGGAACTGCGCAAAGGCGATGTTGTAATTGTCTCGCAAGGGGAGATGATTCCGGGTGACGGGGAGGTCATTGATGGGCTCGCTTCCGTGGACGAGTCAGCCATTACCGGCGAATCCGCTCCTGTCATCAAAGAAGCAGGCGGCGATTTCAGTTCGGTAACCGGCGGCACGCGGGTCGTTAGCGACCGGATAACCGTACGGATTACAAGCGACCCTGGCGAATCGTTCATCGATCGGATGATCGCATTAGTCGAAGGCGCAAAGAGACAAAAAACGCCAAACGAAATCGCGCTGAATACCCTGCTTGTCAGCCTGACCCTGATTTTCCTGATCGTTGTGGTGACATTGGCGCCGATGGCCGATTATCTTGGAATCAAATTGGAGATTCCCGTTCTGATTTCGCTGCTGGTATGTCTCATTCCAACAACGATCGGCGGTTTATTATCCGCAATCGGTATTGCCGGGATGGACCGAGTAACCCGTTTCAATGTACTGGCCATGTCAGGGAAAGCGGTGGAAGCGGCAGGCGACATCGATACGATGATTTTGGACAAAACAGGTACAATCACGTTTGGGAACCGGATGGCCAGCGAGTTCATCGCGGTTGGGGATACGACCGTAGAGACGGTAGCCGAATGGGCAGCCGTCAGTTCAGTGAAGGATGAAACACCCGAAGGCCGATCCGTACTCGAACTCATGAAAAAAGAAGGGTATACGTATCCAACGAATGCGGCTGAAGGTGCGGAATTCATAGAATTTAAAGCGGAAACTCGCATGAGCGGTATCGATTTGCCGAATGGACGAAAAGTTCGCAAAGGCGCGGTTGACGCAGTCAAGGCTTGGGTCAGTGCACAAGGAGGGGTTATTCCCACCGATTTGGAACAAAAAGGGAACGCGATCGCATCGGAGGGCGGAACGCCGCTCGCCGTTGCCGTCGACAATCGAATTTACGGACTCATTTATTTGAAGGATACGGTGAAGCCCGGCATGCGGGAGCGTTTCGATCAGTTGCGAAAGATGGGAATCAAAACGATCATGTGTACAGGAGACAACCCGTTGACAGCAGCGACAATCGCACGAGAGGCCGGGGTGGATGACTTTATCGCCGAGAGCAAGCCGGAAGACAAAATTGCCGTGATCAAGCGGGAACAGGCGGCCGGTAAGCTGGTAGCCATGACCGGAGATGGAACGAACGATGCCCCGGCACTCGCGCAGGCGGATGTAGGACTTGCGATGAACAGCGGCACGACGGCAGCCAAGGAAGCGGCCAACATGGTCGATCTTGACTCCGATCCGTCGAAGATCATTGAAGTCGTAGCGATCGGCAAGCAACTGCTAATGACGCGCGGCGCTCTGACCACCTTCAGCGTGGCGAACGACATCGCCAAATATTTTGCCATTATCCCGGCCATGTTCATGCAGGCGATTCCGGAAATGAACGTATTGAATGTAATGGGACTCGGATCACCAATGTCGGCCATTTTGTCGGCGCTTGTGTTTAATGCGATCATTATCCCGTTGCTTATTCCGTTGGCCATGAAGGGCGTTGCCTACAAACCGATGAGTTCCGCCCAATTGCTCAGCCGGAACCTGCTTATTTATGGATTGGGCGGTGTCATCGCGCCGTTCGTCGGGATTAAATTGATCGACATGGTCGTTCACTTATGGGTGTAG
- a CDS encoding type I restriction-modification system subunit M: MAVKKSELYSSLWASCDKLRGGMDASQYKDYILTILFVKYVSDRFKGVAYADIEVPEGGSFDDMVALIGNKNIGEEMDKVIAKLAEANGLRGVIDNAHFNDETKLGKGQEMVDKLSGLISIFRRPELNFSSNRANGDDIIGDAYEYLMRNFATESGKSKGQFYTPAEVSRILAKVIGIDRATKRDTSVYDPACGSGSLLIRAADEAPFEVAIYGQEKDIATAGLAKMNLVLHNKASGEIAGNYSTFSDPQFFEDDDEKTTLRRFDFVVANPPFSTKNWTDGLKEYGRFDGYGDRPPEKNGDFAWLLHILKSLKRNGKAAVILPHGVLFRGNAEATIRQSIVDKGYIKGIIGLPANLFYGTGIPACIIVIDKEGADERDGIFMIDASHDYIKDGNKNRLRERDIYKIVTTFRERIEEPKYSRFVPIEEIRDKNGYNLNISRYIDSSLPEDLQNIEAHLKGGIPAHDVDNMERYWSIFGDLKSVLFAPLREGFYQPIVKKDDVRHTIYSHAEFSQYADRIDDAFEKWQSRVNDKLCNIDANTKIKELIVELAEAILEEFENITLVDKYDVYQVLLAYWQDVMADDVFIVSQDGYTAARETENIIGVYTSGKKKGEVDCQQ, from the coding sequence ATGGCAGTGAAAAAGAGCGAACTTTACAGCTCTCTATGGGCGAGTTGTGATAAATTACGGGGCGGCATGGACGCTTCTCAATACAAAGACTATATTCTGACGATCCTGTTCGTAAAGTACGTTTCCGACAGGTTTAAGGGTGTGGCTTATGCGGACATTGAGGTTCCTGAAGGCGGCAGTTTCGATGACATGGTTGCCCTTATAGGTAATAAGAACATCGGCGAGGAAATGGATAAAGTCATTGCCAAACTCGCTGAAGCAAACGGATTGCGCGGAGTTATCGACAACGCTCATTTTAACGATGAGACCAAGCTGGGCAAAGGCCAAGAAATGGTGGACAAACTCAGCGGGCTGATTTCCATATTCCGCAGACCAGAACTGAATTTTTCCAGTAATCGTGCCAACGGCGACGACATCATCGGAGATGCTTATGAATATCTGATGCGCAACTTTGCGACTGAGAGCGGAAAGAGCAAAGGACAATTCTACACGCCCGCTGAGGTTTCACGGATTCTCGCGAAGGTTATTGGCATTGACCGGGCGACAAAAAGAGACACATCCGTATACGACCCGGCATGCGGATCAGGCTCATTGCTTATCAGAGCGGCTGATGAAGCGCCTTTTGAAGTGGCCATCTACGGCCAAGAGAAGGACATCGCTACTGCGGGTCTCGCTAAAATGAACCTTGTGTTGCATAACAAAGCCTCTGGAGAGATTGCCGGCAACTACAGCACTTTTTCCGACCCGCAGTTTTTTGAGGATGATGACGAGAAAACTACGCTTCGCCGTTTTGACTTTGTGGTCGCTAATCCTCCGTTCTCCACAAAGAACTGGACAGACGGACTCAAAGAGTACGGTCGCTTTGACGGATATGGCGACAGGCCTCCGGAGAAAAATGGCGACTTCGCGTGGTTGCTTCATATATTAAAGTCGCTGAAACGTAATGGAAAGGCTGCCGTAATCTTACCCCACGGCGTCCTGTTTCGTGGCAACGCCGAGGCGACAATCCGGCAGTCTATAGTGGACAAGGGATACATCAAAGGAATCATAGGTCTGCCCGCCAACTTGTTTTATGGAACGGGTATTCCTGCTTGCATTATTGTTATTGACAAGGAAGGAGCAGACGAGCGCGATGGCATCTTTATGATTGACGCAAGCCATGACTACATTAAAGATGGCAACAAGAACCGTCTGCGTGAGCGGGATATCTATAAAATCGTTACGACATTCAGAGAACGGATTGAAGAACCGAAATACTCCCGTTTCGTTCCTATCGAGGAGATTAGAGATAAGAATGGATATAATCTTAACATCTCGCGCTATATCGATAGCAGTCTCCCAGAGGATTTGCAGAATATCGAAGCGCATCTAAAAGGTGGTATCCCAGCGCATGACGTTGACAATATGGAGCGCTATTGGAGTATTTTCGGCGACTTGAAATCGGTATTGTTTGCCCCTCTTCGTGAAGGGTTCTATCAGCCTATAGTCAAGAAGGACGATGTGCGTCACACGATTTATTCACATGCCGAGTTTAGTCAGTATGCCGATAGAATCGACGACGCATTCGAGAAATGGCAGAGCCGTGTAAACGATAAACTCTGCAACATAGACGCTAATACAAAGATAAAGGAACTGATTGTTGAACTTGCCGAGGCGATTCTTGAGGAATTTGAAAATATCACATTGGTTGACAAATATGATGTCTATCAGGTGCTACTTGCCTATTGGCAGGATGTGATGGCTGATGACGTGTTCATTGTCTCGCAAGACGGTTACACAGCGGCTCGGGAAACTGAAAATATTATAGGGGTGTATACCTCCGGCAAGAAGAAAGGTGAGGTGGATTGTCAACAGTAA
- a CDS encoding histidine kinase, protein MGSFRRKTPEEILYSISKLHRGRLKIYIGAVSGSGKTYHMLQEGQHLKQQGIDAVICAVSTRQRPETVEQLGDLERVPSIHWIKDGMERKDLNLEALVKRNPEVVLVDGLAHRNREGAQFPTRLDDIQFLLNHGISVITTVNVYELDGATELARKWTGVVVEETVPANTLEMADEVQLIDVSPETILKRLEEGHVNGDSSPMLFERSNIGKLRELALRLVAEDVNDSHEKYRMEQGLTGPSGVAERILVSAQYHWNGSIHVRRGQQIAKRLGGDLMIVTFVHPKKMLSREATAFKRSLLKLADKIGAKFEELTLASRRKLPGMLARYATLHQVTRIVLGHSKLNRWQELWRGSITNGILKKSRHTDIYFVADRAEKEGERILPTKMLTEGRSDDRYRRLSDQEVERKIGEIRRGRFKVLIGAAPGVGKTYAMLREGNDLQKKGIDVVIGLLETHGRKETLAQVGSLQTIPRAKLEYRGANLEELDVQSIIRRNPEVVLVDELAHTNVPGSKNKKRFEDIVDILNAGISVISTMNVQHLESLNDAVEQITGVRVRETLPDHVLRMADEVELIDVDPKTLQQRMREGKIYALDKVDQALNHFFRTGNLIALRELALREIADDVDERLEAWERNDSLRGPLRKQETVFVGVTLSTNAERLIRRGFRIAYRLKADWVVTYVHDHAEVADELKKRIKVLEDLTARLGGKFMMLFARSRRQIPYLLLNKANDIQSTQMIVGQSKRTLWEKIWKRSVIRPILRYGRHMDVLVIADIEACYYQDEG, encoded by the coding sequence GTGGGAAGTTTTCGCAGGAAGACGCCGGAAGAAATCCTGTACTCCATTTCCAAGCTACACCGTGGTCGGCTCAAAATCTATATCGGCGCGGTCAGCGGTTCGGGTAAAACGTACCACATGCTTCAGGAAGGTCAGCATTTGAAGCAGCAGGGAATCGATGCCGTCATTTGTGCGGTTTCGACAAGACAGCGGCCGGAAACGGTGGAGCAACTCGGAGACTTGGAACGTGTACCCAGCATTCACTGGATCAAGGATGGAATGGAGCGTAAGGACTTGAACCTCGAGGCGCTGGTCAAACGCAATCCGGAAGTGGTATTAGTTGACGGGCTTGCCCATCGCAATCGGGAAGGAGCACAGTTTCCGACACGTCTGGATGACATCCAATTTTTGCTGAATCATGGCATCAGCGTAATCACAACCGTCAACGTGTACGAACTCGACGGCGCGACGGAACTGGCGAGAAAATGGACCGGTGTCGTGGTGGAGGAAACCGTCCCGGCAAACACATTGGAGATGGCGGATGAAGTCCAATTGATCGACGTATCGCCGGAAACGATACTGAAACGGCTGGAGGAGGGGCATGTCAACGGTGACTCCTCGCCCATGTTGTTTGAGCGAAGCAACATCGGAAAATTACGGGAGCTGGCTTTGCGGCTAGTGGCGGAAGATGTGAACGATTCCCACGAAAAATACCGCATGGAGCAAGGTTTAACCGGGCCTTCCGGAGTAGCGGAACGCATTCTCGTCTCGGCGCAATACCATTGGAACGGATCCATTCATGTCCGCCGCGGCCAACAAATTGCCAAACGCTTGGGTGGAGATTTGATGATCGTCACATTTGTCCATCCGAAAAAAATGCTGTCTCGCGAAGCAACTGCATTTAAGCGTTCCCTCTTGAAATTGGCCGATAAAATAGGAGCTAAATTCGAAGAACTCACCTTGGCAAGTAGACGGAAGCTTCCCGGCATGTTGGCTCGTTACGCAACCTTGCATCAGGTAACGAGAATTGTACTCGGCCATTCCAAGCTAAATCGCTGGCAGGAGCTGTGGCGGGGATCGATTACAAACGGCATCCTTAAAAAATCGAGACATACGGATATCTACTTCGTTGCGGATCGTGCTGAAAAGGAAGGAGAGCGGATACTGCCGACCAAAATGCTGACGGAAGGTCGGTCGGATGATCGCTACCGCAGGCTAAGCGATCAGGAAGTGGAGCGAAAAATAGGGGAAATCCGGAGAGGACGATTCAAGGTGCTCATCGGCGCCGCCCCCGGGGTCGGGAAAACGTATGCGATGCTTCGCGAGGGGAACGATTTGCAGAAGAAAGGCATTGACGTCGTCATCGGACTTCTCGAAACGCATGGACGAAAAGAAACGTTAGCGCAAGTCGGTTCGCTGCAAACGATCCCGCGGGCGAAGTTGGAGTATCGTGGAGCGAATCTGGAAGAACTGGACGTCCAGTCCATCATTCGCCGCAATCCGGAAGTCGTACTCGTGGATGAACTGGCACATACGAACGTGCCCGGCAGTAAAAACAAAAAAAGATTCGAAGATATTGTAGACATTTTGAACGCAGGCATTTCCGTTATTTCGACGATGAACGTACAGCATTTGGAAAGTTTGAACGATGCGGTTGAACAGATTACCGGCGTGCGAGTTCGGGAAACCCTCCCCGACCACGTGTTGCGCATGGCCGATGAAGTCGAGCTCATTGATGTCGATCCAAAAACGCTGCAGCAACGAATGCGGGAAGGAAAAATCTATGCGCTAGATAAAGTGGATCAGGCCTTGAATCATTTCTTCCGAACGGGCAATTTGATTGCTTTGCGTGAATTGGCGCTACGGGAAATCGCTGACGATGTGGACGAACGATTGGAAGCCTGGGAAAGAAACGATTCGCTTCGCGGACCTTTGAGAAAGCAGGAGACGGTCTTCGTCGGGGTAACATTAAGCACCAATGCTGAGCGCTTAATCAGGCGGGGGTTTCGAATTGCTTATCGTTTGAAGGCTGACTGGGTTGTAACGTATGTTCACGATCATGCTGAGGTTGCTGATGAGTTGAAAAAACGCATCAAAGTGCTGGAAGACTTGACAGCGCGGTTGGGCGGTAAGTTTATGATGCTGTTTGCCCGGAGCCGAAGGCAGATTCCATACCTTTTGCTGAATAAAGCCAACGATATCCAAAGTACGCAGATGATTGTCGGGCAATCGAAGCGGACCTTGTGGGAAAAAATATGGAAACGATCCGTAATCAGGCCGATTCTGCGTTATGGACGCCATATGGATGTGTTGGTGATTGCGGATATTGAGGCTTGCTATTATCAAGATGAAGGGTAA